GTATCTGTGTAGGTGGTTACGTGTTCTACAAGTATCGTCTCAGGGTATGTTTATACACGTTTGCTTCTCTTATTGAATCGTTAAACTCATTGTTATCATGAATCTCTCTGATGATAATTCTTTTTCTATGTCAAAAACACCAAAATGCCAGTCTTACATGGATTCAGAAATTATGGCGATTATGTCTCAGTACATGCCATTGGAGAGCCAAAACACTACCGATCCAACGACTGGTGAATCTCAACAGCTGAGATTAACTTCTGCAGCctaaaaattcaattttcacttttgtttaagaGCTAATTTGTTGTTGCGTCAACCCCAAGgaaagtctttaaaaaaaagctaaagaaaaaaattattttcgtcTTTACTTCTTTCCTATTGTTTATCCTGAAAAACGATTTCGTTTTTGGTGATTTTTACCCTTTCCCTACTCTTTTCGTTGTTGTAGATAAACATATGCTTAAGATCTTTATAGGGTTACATTTTGAAAGGAAGTTTGCATTGTAAATTACTGAATGAATTGGTTGGGGCTTTGGTTATAAATGAAACagagtatgtttttttttgtcatgaataaattttgatgtttcaaaTCGAAGGAACTAAGTAATTTGAGATCAGATATGAGATTACGTTCGTAATTGCTGCAAGGAGAACgctagagagaaaagagagatagagaatgTTTTAAGTCTTGTGTGTGACTCTggaagtttttgtttttttttttccatttcttaGTCTGATTTTATCTGAAAGAAAATGTCATGTTTACTAACGAGCTTATGTGTTTGGCTGTCATGTTGAATGTTGCTTACTCCTGAGACTAGACCTAGTAGATCCAAATTATGCCCCAGGTTTGTTCTCAGATCAGTCacataaaagaaaacaagaatcaTATTCAGTTTCTATATTTTAGGTTTTGCTCTAAATAGTATCATAAAGTTTTACACACTTCTCTTGATTCCCTGAATAAGCTTCTCAAGGAGCCAATTGAGACTGAGGAATTACATGTCACACTCTGAGGATTGGAATAATCTTACGGAATCTATCGCTCGGAGGCGGCTGGTTAAGTCAAAACTCAGGATAACTTAATCCCAAAAGACACAGGCTTACAAGGACTGAAACTGAAATAGGAGGGGGAGTACATGAGAGATCAAGACGCCCTTAATTTACTAAAACAAGTATAGAGGCTCTCTTCTTTGCAGTGATTTGTGTATATTATTATGGGCAGGGAATTTGTTTCTTGTTAACAATATTGATTCTTGTATATGTCCTATTTTTAAGAATCTGTGAAGCACATGTGCATGTGCATTTTGAGTTACAAATTATCATAAAACATGTTTGTGTTGACACATTAACATGGTCAGAGTCTCATGTGGATATAGTTTTTATGATGATAAATAGGAATTCGCAACCAAAACTTGAGCAAATTGAAGCTAATTCCTACATCACCACATGAGTAAATCATATGAAGATGCTTTATTTCATGTTATGATTCTCTGGGTGCCTGATACAGATatgatgttaaaaaaaattctagttgtttttcaacaatattttattatctaatatacATATTCCACGGTTCTTAATCCACAAACTATATACTTGTGTTTTCACATAATCACACACTATCCATATTTCAAACAATAAACTGTCAATGGCTATGTTGTTACTGTTTCTAAAGTTTGATAAAATCAGACAAACTAATCCTGTCTGTTTGTATAagattatatttctaaaatcttTTGACAAACATCAAAATATACAGACAGATATCAAAATCGTGTACAAACGATTCTGTAAACcaatcaaaactcaaaaaaaaaaaaaaaactaaaggtCTTCAGAGAAGGGTTTCACTTGAGCAACACTTTGAGAATGAGATGAACTTTGCGGTTCATTATTCTCCTAAGTTCTTCATTTGCCTCTATTCCTATCCTCCTGCAAGATCAGTAAAAGATCAGTCATGAGTTTAGTTCAAAGAGCTGAACGAGCAAGTGATCTTGTTTGCTCTTACCCGATTTTAGCGCCTCCCTTGCCAACGAGAATCTTGCGTTGGCTAAGTTTAGGAGTGATGAGATGCTGTTCAATCCTCAGAGACCCGTCTCGCTGCTCTCTCCAGTCCACTAGACGGTGCTCCACACCATACGGTACTTCCTATGGTTTGTTCACAGTCGTGTAGTTTAGAAACCGATATGCAAGTAGAGGTTAGactattattactattattaccTGATGAACATGGTCTAGTAATCTCTCCCTAACAACTTCAAGAGAGATGTTCTTCATGACTTCTTCACTCATGGTGAATGGATCTTCCTCCCATGGCTTCTTTACTGCCTGGTCCATTAAATACTGGCTAAGATCCTTAACTCCGGATCCCTTGAGCCCTGATATCATGAAGTACCTAAAAAGTATATTTTCAGTTGCAAATTCAAGAGACTTCCCTGTTAAAATGAATCTATGTACCTTTCATATGCAGGGAGATTCTGGAACTCCTCAGCAACCTTTAACagatctttcttcttctcaaccAAATCAACTTTGTTCATACATAAAATGCGCTTTTGTTTCGGATTTGCTTCCTCTCCCATGTATGTGATCAAGCGTACAACTCTTGAATCCGGACTAcagaaaacataatattttaagtttGAATGAACTATATGCCCATTAAATTACGGTTCTAATCCTTGAACATAATCTCGGTGATGAGATTCTAACTGATGCACTTAACTAGACTAGCTTTAAGTTACTAGATAgctttgtaaagaaaaaaacagataaaAAGTAGTAAAAGAAAGGAGTCAGTTACCAAGTGAGATGCCTGTGGACATCAAACATAACAATGAGGACATCAAAAAGGTCAACAGAAGTCCAAGCATTTTGAACACGAGCCTTGATGTCTTTGTAACCATATCCGCTTTTCTTCAACATTAAACCCGGTGTATCAAAGAAACACTGCAATGTTGTTTCATACAAACAATATTCAATATCTTTCAATCCACAAATGATTTGTATTTAAcagcaaaaggaaaaaaaaaaaaaaagaacttacaaCTTGTGTATCTCCTTTGGTCAATACTCCCAACACTTCATGAGTAGTCGTGTTGGTCTTCCGTGAAGCAGCTGCAACCTTTGTTCCCACCTGCACATTAAGCAAAGACATAAACACACAATGTCTTAAACAAAGAtggaaacttttttttcaataaaacgAACCATGAAGTTCGTGAGGGATGATTTGCCGGCGTTCGGTGGACCGATGATGCCGACATTAAGAGACTTCTGATCTTCTTCACGAACCTCGCCTTCGCCGAGCTCGTCATCAGCTGACTCAAGCGCCGCCTCCAAGAGAGCCTTCGCTAGGATCCTCGACCGATCAACACTCTCTTCTTCGgaactatcttcttcttcttcatcggaGCTCTGTTTCAATTGACCCTTCTCTTCCGGAAACAGCTCCTTCTGTACCCTTTCTCTGTACCCTTTATCCCAATTAGGTTGCTTTGGCTTTTTCAAAGGATCAGGGACTGAGTATTGGCTGCTGTCGAAAACAGAGTCTCCGGTGGGATCGTCTAGGTTCGGCTGCGCCGAGTAGAACCTGCGGAGGAAGGTGTGAGGGAGATAATGGGGTTTAGAGCGAGGGGACGTCGTGGAGATTAGAACTCGTAGGGATCTAAAAGCTTTCATCTTTTGTCAACAATGGCCAAGGAAGGAGCGATTGACGAAATGAGGAGGAGAGGGAGGGGATCGAGTCGAGGGTTTTAGAGAGTTTTTCTTTACTTCCTTCACCCAAAGACTTCGTTTTTTTAGGAGAGAGTGGTGAGAAAGTAATTCGATATTACAGATAGCAGCCCCCTTCTGTTTCACTAAAATGCATTTTGCACTCCCAACTTTGCGTTTGATACATTCGAGTCAATTTCGAGTTTCAATTAGGAGTTGGACGTTCGGGTATCCATTCAAATCAGGTTCATATCTGTTCGGGTTTTGGATTTTCACAGTTAAAAATTCCAGTCCAATTTggatatttatagattttggtTCAAGATTGGTGGGGTCGGATAATCCGTTAaaagtattttgaattttttttacaattctaaataatttaagtttctcaaaatttaaaaataaaaataatatataacatataaatttgcgCAATGTATGGCcaaatacctaaatttaaaataaaattggtttgatttaaatatttggatagaaaatcagtatatattttaaatacttttgatgtttttatgtattgtttaaatactttaaatatttaattttgactatctatttatataaagtacaCTTCTTTCTCTCCTGGGCGCGCCACGTCGGATTCCATGTCATCAATTCGCTCTTCCTCCAGCCGACACGTGTTAAACGCTCCGTTTCATTAATAGAGTTGTGCATTTTGTTTGGGCTTATTTGTATATCAGGCTTTTTGTCGTTTCCGCTATTAGGGTTAGACCGTGTTCTTCTTTGCCGCTCCAGAACTTTGATTAGGTCTCCTTGATtgctctttcatcttcttcttcagagaAATAAACAATACCAGTTACAGATAATCATCTTAAACCCCTCCAttactctctctcacacacGATCTATATCCAATGAGATTTTTAGATCTGCAGACTTATCTATAAAAAAGGCATGATTTCCTCTGATAATCATCCTCTCAATCTTTAAAGCTAACCAGTATACTAATTCTGTGAAATATGGCTAACGTTTCAGTCTTCTTCTCCGATTTGCAGACCGGCTGCTCCTCCTCCGCTGTTCAAGTCCGTTTGCTACGTTTATGGGAGGCTAGGAATGTCCGCCGTGGTGGAGAGCTCATGTGATTGGATGAGCTCCGACATCCGCCTTTTTGTTCATAAATGGAGTCTTTCACCGGTTAGTTCTTTAGTTATTTCCACTGTCCTGAATCCATAGTACAGAGTCAGGTTAGAGCAATATTCTTTAGACATTTCTGCCGTCTTGAATCAgtattacaaattattttttcatttgaaaggttttcatatttatgttttagaagTTTGTCTATTAATTATTTAGACGTTTCCGTCTTCAATCGGtactgcaattttttttttcatttgtaaaGTTTTTGTTAAACATTTTCCAGtcatatattttacaaagtttgATGATTGTTGTTTCTCTTCCACGTATTTTCAGGCGACCATGATGCTGGCAACCGTGAATGTCAACCGGCTTGCGACTCACAAGCCTCATCTGAAAGCGTGTTTGGTTTATTCCTTGACCGAGATTGAATTATCGTCTATCTGACTCTTCCCTGCGAATCCGTTTTAACGACTCAACCTCTTTCAATGAAGTTACCGGACCGGCTGCTCTGATAGCTATTGAATCTTTCCGGTTCCGTAATCACAGTGACTTGATCGCAACATAAACACTCAGCTCTCAGGTAATGCTTCTCTTATCTGATCTTTAAAATATAGATTCGATATGTAATAATTTCTTTCGACAGACCTCGCTGGCGAGGTAACTGCACGGATCCTCCTCAGGACAAGAATTTTGTTATGGCGACCATAAAGATGGACAAGTAAGTTATTTGAAGTTagttatttaaacaaaaataacaaataatttagTTGCAGGGGAGAGTTTTTTTCAACAGGCAACTTCTTGGGAATCGTTGGctttatatattcatttttttctacGAGGTTCCAAATGTATATCGCTAAGCCTAACAACTTATATTCAATTACGCAGGTTGGTCGTACAAAACTTTGGCTTACACCAGCAGCTCCACTGCTATGGGGCTATGCCAAAGTGGAATCCACGAGCATAACAGAGCTCAGCTATTTTCATGCCTGCTCCCTCACAGGTATGTATACCAGCTTTATAATATTTAACACCGAATGTTCGTAATTTTTGGTTTTCCAACAATGAAGGAAATTGATTTCATCTGTACCAGAAGATTGACTGAAATCAAGAGGGACAAGGGCTGGTGCTATGTTTCCTGCTCGAACTGTGCGAagaaacttcaaagcactgtcTCATCTTTCACATGTCTGTCTTTCAACAATACTAACGCTGTTGTTGCCTCCGGTACGTACAAATTATTGGCagataattcatttatatttaactTGCTGTCCTAACACAAAATCATCTTTGTGATTTGATACATGTTTTCTGTCCGCTAGATACCGTGTGGAGATGTCCGTTGCAAATGAAACCGGTTaagctttgtttgtttgtttcgaTGGGATAATGACTAAATTGCACAACATGAGAGCCTATgaagctggtcatcttttggTAAGTATTTTATCAACTTACATTCTTTTTTGTGCTGGCTACTTATTCATACAGTTGCATTGAACTACTGTTCACTCAGGCCGGTGATGGTGTCAACGCGGAGGAAACTCATGCCCCTCCCTTTTTCATATCACATGGGAGGCAAGACCTACACGTTTTAGATGAGGGTGAGCTCAGACAAATTTTCAGCAAATCATCAGATCCTTACCATCTCACGCATCCTCAGTGAGCGTGAACGTTAGCCACAACCTGCCATCCTTGATAATGTAAGATTTATGCATTTTCCAGTAACATAGCTCGGTAAGAAGATGTATATAGATTTTTCTGGTTTTATTAGGGAGGCGACAATGACAATGGAGTTGACAACTCTGGTGCCAACTCCATTCCTGCTATTAAGGTGGAAGGTGCTGAGATGGTGTCCTT
The Raphanus sativus cultivar WK10039 chromosome 1, ASM80110v3, whole genome shotgun sequence DNA segment above includes these coding regions:
- the LOC108829881 gene encoding GTP-binding protein ERG translates to MKAFRSLRVLISTTSPRSKPHYLPHTFLRRFYSAQPNLDDPTGDSVFDSSQYSVPDPLKKPKQPNWDKGYRERVQKELFPEEKGQLKQSSDEEEEDSSEEESVDRSRILAKALLEAALESADDELGEGEVREEDQKSLNVGIIGPPNAGKSSLTNFMVGTKVAAASRKTNTTTHEVLGVLTKGDTQVCFFDTPGLMLKKSGYGYKDIKARVQNAWTSVDLFDVLIVMFDVHRHLTCPDSRVVRLITYMGEEANPKQKRILCMNKVDLVEKKKDLLKVAEEFQNLPAYERYFMISGLKGSGVKDLSQYLMDQAVKKPWEEDPFTMSEEVMKNISLEVVRERLLDHVHQEVPYGVEHRLVDWREQRDGSLRIEQHLITPKLSQRKILVGKGGAKIGRIGIEANEELRRIMNRKVHLILKVLLK